A portion of the Pseudarthrobacter sp. L1SW genome contains these proteins:
- a CDS encoding carbohydrate ABC transporter permease — protein sequence MSNTRETISNDSASTADLAQRDGSGTAVSLPSGLRRRRGIGWSVPLEIAILAGPAILFFLAFVILPVAMAAYYGFYRWNGYGPPTDFVGLQNYIVILQDPAFLQALSHNAFIVVASLVLQGPAAILLALLLNRRMRGQSVIRVLIFVPYVISEVVVGTGWSLMLQSNGALNGWLRNLGLGALAHDWLADPNVAMWTLMGILTWKYIGFAVILFLAGLQGVPEELYEAAALDGASYWQIQRRITLPLLGPTLRIWAFLSVIGALQLFDLVYIIWGQYVASTAGTSTMASYMVTNGRNAGNYGYGNAVAVVIFIISLVVALVYQRYVLRRDTAGALTERKAR from the coding sequence GTGAGCAACACCCGCGAGACAATCTCCAACGACTCCGCGTCGACAGCGGATCTCGCGCAGCGGGATGGGAGCGGCACGGCCGTGTCGCTCCCATCGGGGCTGCGCCGCCGCCGCGGCATCGGCTGGTCCGTGCCGTTGGAGATCGCAATCCTGGCAGGGCCGGCGATTCTCTTCTTCCTGGCCTTTGTCATCCTGCCTGTCGCGATGGCGGCATATTACGGCTTTTACCGCTGGAACGGATACGGGCCGCCCACCGACTTCGTGGGCCTGCAGAACTACATTGTGATCCTGCAGGACCCGGCATTCCTTCAGGCCCTGTCCCACAACGCCTTTATCGTGGTGGCTTCGCTCGTCCTCCAGGGGCCGGCAGCAATCCTGTTGGCGCTGCTGCTGAACCGGAGGATGCGCGGGCAGTCCGTCATCCGTGTCCTGATCTTCGTGCCCTACGTCATCTCAGAGGTCGTCGTCGGTACGGGATGGAGCCTGATGCTCCAGAGCAACGGCGCGCTCAACGGCTGGCTGCGGAACCTGGGGCTGGGCGCCCTGGCCCACGATTGGCTGGCGGACCCGAACGTGGCCATGTGGACCCTGATGGGCATCCTGACATGGAAGTACATCGGCTTCGCGGTAATCCTGTTTCTTGCCGGATTGCAGGGCGTCCCGGAGGAGCTTTATGAGGCTGCCGCGCTGGACGGGGCTTCCTACTGGCAGATCCAGCGACGAATAACGCTGCCGCTGCTCGGGCCGACGCTGCGTATCTGGGCGTTCCTGTCGGTGATCGGTGCCTTGCAGCTGTTTGACCTTGTCTACATCATCTGGGGCCAGTACGTTGCGTCCACTGCCGGGACGTCCACCATGGCCAGCTACATGGTTACGAACGGCCGAAACGCCGGAAACTACGGCTACGGCAACGCTGTCGCCGTCGTGATTTTCATCATCTCCCTCGTCGTCGCACTGGTGTACCAGCGTTACGTGCTGCGCCGCGACACCGCTGGCGCACTGACAGAAAGGAAGGCGCGATGA
- a CDS encoding beta-glucosidase, giving the protein MSNPGNHPTFPAVSERVSRLHARMTLPEKLAQLVGYWVDKGDENVAPLDGEFAAVPSYAEATAEGIGHLTRVYGTRPVDPLERAQWLWSEQRRLREQTRLGIPALVHEECLTGLAAWKAATFPTPLAWGAAFDPELVRDMGAAIGASMRELGIHQGLAPVLDVIRDPRWGRVDECISEDPYVVGTIGTAYVQGLQSAGIHATLKHFVGYSASQAGRNHAPVHAGTREVRDVLLQPFEMAVRDGAVRSVMNSYAEIDGVPVAANREYLTGVLRDEWGFDGTVVADYFSVSFLHTMHRIAADRGEAAELALTAGIDVELPTGDSFLAPLAERIRAGQTDEAIVDRAVLRVLAQKEELGLLDETFDAPPAEIDLDTPRHRELAGRLAEESLVLLTNDGTLPLARTARRIAVLGPNAAAAEALMGCYSFANHVLAHHPGVPLGFSIVPVLNALRDEFPEATVATAQGCEVEGEDRAGIPAAAALAADAEVAVVVVGDRAGLFGRGTVGEGNDVESLELPGVQRELVEAVVRTGTPTIMVVLSGRPYAIGWAIEGPGTPPAVLQAFFPGEEGGPAIAAVLSGRVAPTGHLPVSLPRSAGAQPFSYLHPLLGGPSDVTSADSTPVLPFGHGLTYTTFEHSGLDVPDTVSAGGAFNATVTVRNTGDRAGTDLVQLYAHDVYASVTRPVAQLLAYTRVSLEPGESALVTFDVPTMRLAFTGPSGDRIVEPGAVDLWVGSSCAQRETTASLSIGGPEYVVTAADRRLALSTIHIPAPSSRA; this is encoded by the coding sequence ATGAGCAATCCTGGCAACCACCCGACCTTCCCTGCCGTCTCCGAACGGGTCAGCCGACTGCATGCCCGGATGACCCTTCCGGAAAAGCTGGCACAACTGGTCGGCTACTGGGTAGACAAGGGCGATGAGAACGTGGCCCCGCTTGACGGCGAGTTCGCCGCGGTCCCCAGCTACGCCGAAGCAACGGCCGAGGGCATCGGCCATCTCACCAGGGTATATGGGACCCGTCCGGTCGATCCGCTGGAGCGGGCTCAGTGGCTGTGGTCCGAGCAGCGCCGGCTGCGCGAGCAGACCCGGCTAGGCATCCCGGCCTTGGTGCATGAAGAGTGCCTGACCGGGCTGGCCGCCTGGAAGGCCGCCACGTTCCCGACCCCCCTCGCCTGGGGGGCTGCGTTCGATCCGGAGCTTGTCCGGGACATGGGCGCCGCCATCGGCGCCTCGATGAGGGAGCTCGGCATCCATCAGGGCCTCGCCCCGGTGCTGGATGTCATCCGCGACCCGCGTTGGGGCCGCGTGGACGAGTGCATCTCCGAAGACCCCTATGTCGTCGGCACAATCGGCACCGCCTATGTACAGGGCCTGCAGTCGGCGGGCATACACGCCACGCTCAAGCACTTCGTCGGTTACTCGGCATCGCAGGCGGGCCGAAACCATGCCCCCGTACATGCCGGAACCCGCGAAGTGCGGGATGTGCTGCTCCAGCCATTCGAGATGGCCGTGCGCGACGGGGCCGTGCGCTCGGTGATGAATTCCTATGCGGAAATCGACGGCGTGCCCGTCGCCGCGAACCGCGAGTATCTGACCGGGGTCCTGCGCGACGAGTGGGGTTTCGACGGTACGGTTGTGGCCGACTACTTCTCGGTCAGCTTCCTGCACACCATGCACCGGATCGCCGCAGACCGCGGCGAGGCCGCCGAACTTGCACTGACGGCCGGGATCGACGTGGAACTGCCGACCGGCGACTCCTTCCTCGCTCCGCTCGCCGAACGCATCCGCGCCGGCCAGACCGACGAAGCGATAGTGGACCGTGCCGTGCTGCGGGTCCTGGCCCAGAAAGAAGAGCTGGGCCTGCTCGACGAAACGTTCGACGCACCGCCCGCCGAGATCGATCTTGACACCCCGCGGCACCGTGAGCTGGCGGGACGCCTGGCAGAGGAGTCGCTGGTATTGCTGACCAATGACGGCACCCTGCCCCTGGCCCGGACGGCACGACGCATCGCCGTGCTCGGTCCCAACGCCGCCGCCGCGGAGGCGTTGATGGGCTGCTACTCGTTTGCCAACCACGTGCTGGCGCACCACCCGGGAGTGCCCCTCGGCTTCTCCATCGTCCCGGTGCTGAACGCGTTACGGGACGAGTTCCCCGAAGCTACCGTGGCCACTGCTCAAGGCTGCGAGGTTGAGGGCGAAGACCGGGCCGGCATTCCCGCGGCAGCGGCCCTCGCAGCGGATGCTGAAGTGGCCGTCGTCGTTGTTGGGGACCGAGCTGGATTGTTCGGCCGCGGCACAGTCGGAGAGGGCAATGATGTGGAGAGCCTGGAACTCCCGGGTGTCCAGCGCGAACTGGTGGAGGCTGTGGTGCGGACAGGCACACCTACCATCATGGTCGTCCTTTCCGGCCGTCCGTACGCGATCGGCTGGGCGATCGAGGGCCCGGGCACTCCGCCCGCCGTATTGCAGGCGTTTTTTCCGGGGGAGGAAGGCGGGCCTGCCATAGCCGCCGTACTCTCGGGACGTGTCGCACCGACGGGACATCTGCCGGTCTCGCTCCCGCGCTCCGCGGGAGCACAGCCGTTCTCCTACCTTCACCCCCTTCTCGGCGGCCCCTCTGACGTGACCAGCGCCGACAGCACCCCGGTGTTACCCTTCGGCCACGGCCTCACCTATACGACCTTCGAGCACAGCGGCCTCGACGTGCCGGATACAGTGTCCGCCGGCGGAGCCTTCAATGCGACGGTTACGGTCCGGAACACGGGTGACCGCGCAGGCACCGACCTCGTTCAGCTCTACGCACACGATGTCTACGCCAGTGTCACCCGTCCGGTGGCGCAGCTCCTTGCCTACACACGGGTTTCGCTGGAACCGGGGGAGAGCGCACTGGTGACGTTCGACGTGCCGACTATGCGACTGGCCTTCACGGGTCCAAGTGGCGACCGGATTGTCGAGCCCGGCGCCGTCGATCTCTGGGTCGGCTCTTCCTGTGCGCAGCGCGAGACCACAGCAAGTCTTTCGATCGGCGGTCCTGAATATGTCGTGACCGCCGCCGACCGCCGCCTGGCCCTATCCACGATCCATATCCCGGCCCCCTCCTCAAGGGCATAG
- a CDS encoding LacI family DNA-binding transcriptional regulator, producing MRRRANIRDVAKAAGVSVSAVSKAINGRYGVSVETTERVLQVAQALGYESSLVASSMRSRKTGVIGVLVADFEPFSAEVLKGVAASLSDSRYDLLAYSGSRQKSPEGWERRSLSRLSGTLIDGAIMVTPTVVNVSADVPIVAVDPHTGPMDLPTVESDSFGGARNATSYLIDLGHRRIGFVSGRSDLRSAAAREAGYRRGLDEAGIRFNPALVGVGNYDQDWAREAAQRLLSKPDRPTAVFAANDLSAIIVIEVARELGLEVPRDLSVVGFDDIPEASQYAVPLTTVRQPMGHLGAAAADLVVALMNGQTPEATYLKMPTRLILRASTAPPAVPG from the coding sequence ATGAGACGGCGTGCAAACATACGCGATGTGGCCAAGGCGGCCGGAGTGTCAGTTTCAGCTGTGTCCAAGGCCATTAACGGCCGATACGGCGTGTCGGTTGAAACGACGGAGCGCGTTCTTCAAGTCGCGCAGGCTCTGGGCTATGAGTCCAGCCTGGTGGCCAGCAGCATGCGCTCTCGCAAGACGGGCGTTATCGGGGTGCTGGTGGCGGACTTCGAGCCCTTCAGCGCGGAAGTTCTGAAGGGCGTCGCCGCCTCTCTCAGCGACTCCCGCTACGACCTCCTCGCGTACAGCGGCTCACGTCAAAAATCACCCGAGGGCTGGGAGCGCCGGTCGCTCAGCCGGCTGAGCGGCACTCTCATCGATGGCGCAATCATGGTGACGCCAACCGTCGTAAACGTCAGCGCGGATGTTCCGATCGTCGCTGTGGACCCGCACACCGGCCCGATGGACCTCCCAACCGTGGAGTCGGACAGCTTTGGCGGTGCCCGCAATGCAACCAGCTACCTGATCGACCTCGGCCACCGTCGTATCGGTTTCGTCTCCGGCCGCTCAGACCTCCGATCAGCCGCAGCGAGGGAGGCCGGCTACCGCCGCGGCCTCGACGAAGCAGGAATTCGTTTCAATCCGGCTCTGGTTGGCGTGGGCAACTACGACCAGGACTGGGCCCGCGAAGCCGCGCAGCGCCTGCTCTCCAAGCCCGACCGTCCAACCGCGGTCTTTGCCGCGAACGACCTCTCAGCCATCATTGTCATCGAGGTGGCGCGTGAGCTTGGGCTGGAGGTGCCGCGCGACCTCTCCGTTGTTGGCTTCGACGACATTCCAGAAGCCTCGCAATACGCAGTACCGCTCACCACGGTGCGCCAGCCCATGGGCCACCTTGGCGCGGCTGCGGCCGATCTCGTTGTTGCGCTCATGAACGGGCAGACCCCTGAAGCGACCTACCTCAAAATGCCGACCAGGCTCATCTTGCGGGCCTCAACGGCCCCTCCGGCCGTGCCTGGCTAG
- a CDS encoding acetylxylan esterase: MYNDLPEAELRSYKSSQTCNDDFDTFWEQTLEESRQAGGDTVIEAVAEGLETLDVYDVTFPGFGGEPVKAWLRTPKSASGPLPAIVQYMGYGGGRGRPWENLFWASAGFAHFQMDTRGQGSGWSIGDTPDTAGASGPQVPGVMTKGIKDKETYYYRRLMTDGVRAVDAARTIPFIDPDRIAVTGGSQGGAIALAVGALVPDLSAVAVNVPFLCDFPRATTITDAYPFREVGDYLSTHRQDIDIVQETLSYFDGVNFAARARHPAYFSVALMDLITPPSTVFAAFNAYAGEKKIQVWPYNGHEAGGPDDDRLMRRFLSEILH, encoded by the coding sequence ATGTACAACGATCTGCCCGAAGCTGAGCTTCGGAGTTACAAGAGCTCCCAGACATGCAACGACGACTTCGATACGTTCTGGGAACAGACCCTAGAGGAATCCCGCCAGGCGGGTGGGGATACCGTGATCGAAGCTGTAGCGGAAGGCCTGGAAACCCTTGATGTCTACGACGTCACCTTTCCGGGCTTCGGGGGCGAACCGGTCAAGGCCTGGCTGCGAACCCCGAAGTCCGCGTCCGGGCCCCTGCCCGCCATCGTCCAGTACATGGGGTACGGCGGGGGACGGGGACGTCCTTGGGAAAACCTTTTCTGGGCCTCTGCAGGTTTCGCCCACTTCCAGATGGACACCCGCGGCCAAGGATCAGGATGGTCAATCGGGGACACTCCGGACACGGCGGGTGCATCCGGCCCCCAAGTACCGGGGGTCATGACCAAGGGAATAAAAGACAAGGAGACCTACTACTACCGGCGTCTCATGACGGACGGTGTGCGCGCCGTCGATGCAGCACGCACCATACCCTTCATCGATCCGGATCGCATCGCGGTCACCGGAGGGAGCCAGGGAGGGGCCATCGCACTGGCCGTTGGCGCACTCGTCCCGGACCTGTCCGCCGTCGCCGTGAACGTGCCTTTCCTCTGCGACTTTCCCCGCGCGACTACGATCACGGACGCTTACCCGTTCCGAGAAGTCGGCGACTACCTTTCAACCCACCGACAGGACATCGACATCGTCCAAGAGACCCTCAGTTACTTCGACGGCGTCAACTTCGCGGCCAGGGCGAGGCACCCTGCTTACTTTTCGGTAGCGCTGATGGACTTGATCACCCCGCCGTCCACCGTGTTCGCCGCCTTCAACGCCTACGCCGGAGAGAAAAAAATCCAGGTCTGGCCGTACAACGGCCATGAGGCAGGCGGACCGGATGATGATCGGCTCATGCGACGATTTCTTTCGGAAATCCTCCACTGA
- a CDS encoding carbohydrate ABC transporter permease, translating into MTAAIAARRPRRADKQSLPWGSPAVYFVALVVIALMLAPIAYIIFGGFRTNAQITTDPAGLPNPWNVGNYLTVMTGSVFWRQVLNSTIVGAVTTLGAVGLGLMASYVLARYQFRGRAALYSLFAAGLMFPITVAITPLYIVVRNLGLMNSLAGVILPQIAFALPTTIIILVPFLRAIPDEIQESAFIDGCSRLGFFFRMVLRLSLPGVITTGILVFIGSWNSYLLPLFILNKEATFTLPLGVQAFSSQYSTDTAQVLAFTSLSMIPALVFFSLFERRIVGGLTGAVKG; encoded by the coding sequence ATGACCGCCGCCATCGCCGCCCGGCGACCCCGCCGGGCAGACAAGCAAAGCCTGCCGTGGGGCTCGCCCGCCGTGTACTTCGTGGCGCTTGTGGTCATCGCGCTCATGCTGGCGCCGATCGCCTACATCATTTTTGGCGGGTTCCGCACGAATGCGCAGATCACGACCGACCCGGCTGGCCTTCCAAATCCCTGGAACGTAGGCAACTACCTCACCGTCATGACCGGGAGTGTCTTCTGGCGGCAGGTGCTGAACTCGACCATTGTGGGGGCAGTAACCACCCTCGGCGCAGTCGGTTTGGGCCTCATGGCCAGCTACGTCCTCGCCCGGTATCAGTTCCGGGGGCGCGCGGCGCTTTACTCGCTTTTCGCGGCCGGGCTGATGTTTCCCATTACCGTCGCCATCACACCGCTGTATATTGTGGTGCGCAACCTCGGCCTGATGAACTCGCTGGCCGGCGTCATCCTCCCGCAGATCGCGTTTGCGCTCCCCACCACGATCATTATCCTGGTGCCGTTCCTGCGCGCCATTCCGGACGAAATCCAGGAGTCGGCCTTTATTGACGGCTGCAGCCGCCTCGGCTTCTTCTTCCGGATGGTGCTGCGGCTCTCGCTTCCTGGCGTCATCACCACCGGCATCCTGGTCTTCATCGGCAGCTGGAACAGCTACCTGCTGCCCCTGTTCATCCTGAACAAGGAGGCCACCTTCACTCTCCCGCTGGGCGTGCAGGCGTTTTCCTCCCAATACTCCACGGACACCGCGCAGGTCCTGGCCTTTACGTCCCTGTCCATGATCCCCGCACTGGTGTTCTTCAGCCTCTTCGAACGGCGCATTGTTGGGGGACTCACCGGCGCCGTCAAAGGCTGA
- a CDS encoding YbhB/YbcL family Raf kinase inhibitor-like protein, with protein sequence MKKHDPFAPTSGIESFEVISESFEDGQVLPEAQRSAVLRAGGRDESPQLTWSGAPEGTRSYAVTVFDPDAPGAGYWHWAVVNIPADATSLPAGAGSRDNSRLPSGAVQLKNNAEFTSFIKTTPAWGGPAVQRRSPARQE encoded by the coding sequence ATGAAAAAACATGATCCATTTGCACCAACATCCGGGATCGAATCCTTCGAAGTCATCAGCGAATCCTTCGAGGATGGCCAGGTTCTTCCGGAAGCCCAACGCAGCGCCGTTCTGCGAGCTGGCGGCCGGGACGAATCGCCCCAGCTCACCTGGTCGGGCGCGCCCGAGGGAACCAGGAGCTACGCAGTCACCGTCTTCGACCCCGATGCCCCTGGCGCGGGCTACTGGCATTGGGCCGTGGTGAACATCCCGGCAGACGCCACGTCCCTCCCGGCCGGTGCAGGTTCCCGGGACAACTCCCGGTTACCGTCTGGAGCAGTGCAATTGAAGAACAATGCCGAATTCACCAGTTTCATAAAAACTACCCCAGCGTGGGGCGGTCCAGCAGTGCAGCGTCGATCACCAGCCCGGCAAGAATGA
- a CDS encoding Gfo/Idh/MocA family protein, giving the protein MLRIGILGAAGIAPAAVIRPASRRTDVEVVAVASRRTESAQQFAEQHRIGRFYGDYSALMSDPGVDLVYNALPPSEHAKWSIAALEAGKHVLCEKPFALNADEAARMLEAAQSTGYRLIEAFHDRYHPLSAELDAVKASGALGEILTLTADFSSSNPFDPASLRHDPRLGGGSLMDLGCYPVHWVRAFMGEEPTVVRASGSLNPLGADLSVAADLEFPSGATALITSAMLEEPGHLNSSLEVVGTQGKLVVKNLVFPSRGHSISLSHNRLDRIWTVRGFETYDHQLEAIVHGLQSGQEVLTEGSDSLFNMKVIDGIYAAAGFGPVK; this is encoded by the coding sequence GTGTTAAGAATCGGAATTTTGGGCGCAGCAGGCATAGCGCCTGCGGCAGTCATCCGGCCAGCTAGCCGGCGAACTGACGTAGAGGTCGTCGCGGTGGCCTCCCGCCGTACAGAGTCTGCACAGCAGTTCGCCGAGCAGCACCGCATTGGCCGTTTCTACGGCGATTACTCCGCTTTGATGTCCGACCCCGGCGTTGATTTGGTCTATAACGCGTTGCCACCCTCCGAGCACGCCAAGTGGTCGATCGCCGCTTTGGAAGCAGGCAAGCACGTGCTCTGCGAGAAACCCTTCGCTCTGAATGCTGATGAGGCTGCACGAATGCTGGAGGCTGCGCAATCGACAGGTTACCGCCTCATCGAAGCCTTTCATGACCGGTATCACCCCCTAAGCGCGGAACTCGATGCCGTCAAGGCCTCCGGCGCGCTCGGGGAGATTCTGACGCTGACCGCAGACTTTTCCAGCTCGAATCCGTTCGATCCCGCGTCCCTGCGACACGACCCGAGACTGGGAGGAGGATCGCTGATGGACCTCGGCTGCTACCCGGTTCACTGGGTGCGGGCGTTCATGGGCGAAGAACCAACGGTGGTCCGAGCCAGCGGGTCGCTCAACCCCCTTGGCGCGGACCTGAGCGTGGCGGCCGACCTCGAGTTTCCCTCAGGAGCAACAGCGCTCATCACCTCAGCAATGCTGGAAGAGCCCGGGCACCTGAACTCATCCCTCGAAGTGGTGGGTACTCAAGGGAAACTCGTCGTCAAGAATCTGGTCTTTCCTTCCAGGGGGCACTCCATCTCCCTGAGCCATAACAGGCTGGACCGCATCTGGACCGTACGAGGCTTTGAGACCTACGACCACCAACTCGAGGCCATAGTCCATGGTCTTCAGTCAGGCCAGGAGGTGCTCACTGAGGGCTCCGACAGCCTTTTCAACATGAAGGTCATTGACGGAATCTACGCTGCCGCGGGTTTCGGCCCTGTGAAGTGA
- a CDS encoding ABC transporter substrate-binding protein, translating to MKVTKILRGAAVLALGSLALSACSGPSGNSSDGKVSMTLWENSTTGPGLEFWKSAVADFEKANPNVTINVQAVQNEDLDGKLQTALNSGDAPDIFLQRGGGKMTAMVQAGQLMDLTDKISPETKKVISAGSFKAETYQDKVWAMPLAVLPGGLFYSQDLFKAANITEAPATISDLEKDVEKLKATGVAPVALGAKDAWPAAHWFYWFALRECEASTMQKSADSKDFSDPCWLKAAQDLQNFADKKPFNDGFLTTSAQQGAGSSAGLVANHKAAMELMGAWDPGVIASLTPDQKPLADLSWYPFPAVPGGKGDPAAIMGGVDGYSCSANAPKECADFLNFVASTPQQVAYYKAFNAPPVNTEAQKSVTEPYLQEILKSYNAAPYVSPWLDTVLGQNVGNALNVAVVDMLAGKGDPQKLIQTANDAAKKG from the coding sequence ATGAAAGTCACAAAGATCCTAAGAGGGGCCGCGGTTCTGGCCTTGGGTTCGCTGGCGCTGAGCGCCTGCAGCGGTCCTTCCGGCAACTCCTCGGACGGCAAGGTGTCCATGACACTTTGGGAGAACTCGACGACGGGTCCGGGCCTGGAGTTCTGGAAGTCGGCGGTCGCGGACTTCGAGAAGGCAAACCCGAACGTAACCATCAACGTACAGGCCGTCCAGAACGAGGACCTGGACGGCAAGCTGCAGACTGCCCTTAACTCCGGCGACGCGCCTGACATCTTCTTGCAGCGGGGCGGCGGCAAGATGACGGCAATGGTTCAGGCCGGACAGCTGATGGACCTGACCGACAAGATCTCGCCCGAGACGAAGAAGGTGATTTCGGCTGGATCATTCAAAGCGGAAACCTATCAGGACAAGGTCTGGGCCATGCCGCTCGCGGTACTCCCCGGTGGCCTCTTCTACAGCCAGGACCTCTTCAAGGCGGCAAACATCACCGAGGCTCCCGCCACGATCAGCGACCTGGAAAAGGACGTCGAGAAATTGAAGGCGACGGGTGTGGCCCCGGTAGCGCTCGGCGCGAAGGACGCTTGGCCGGCCGCGCACTGGTTCTACTGGTTCGCGCTGCGCGAGTGCGAAGCCTCCACCATGCAGAAGTCGGCGGACTCGAAAGACTTCTCAGACCCTTGCTGGCTGAAGGCGGCCCAGGACCTGCAGAACTTTGCTGACAAGAAGCCGTTCAACGACGGATTCCTGACCACGTCCGCGCAGCAGGGTGCCGGCAGCTCTGCCGGACTGGTTGCCAACCACAAGGCTGCAATGGAACTCATGGGCGCGTGGGATCCAGGCGTCATTGCTTCGCTCACTCCGGACCAGAAGCCGCTGGCTGACCTTTCCTGGTACCCCTTCCCCGCGGTTCCCGGTGGAAAAGGCGACCCCGCTGCAATCATGGGCGGTGTTGACGGCTACTCGTGCTCGGCCAATGCGCCCAAGGAATGCGCTGACTTCCTCAACTTCGTTGCGAGCACTCCACAGCAGGTTGCCTACTACAAGGCCTTCAACGCCCCGCCTGTGAACACCGAGGCGCAGAAGTCTGTGACTGAGCCGTACCTGCAGGAAATCCTGAAGTCATACAACGCGGCTCCCTACGTATCCCCGTGGCTCGACACCGTCCTCGGCCAGAACGTCGGCAATGCGCTCAACGTCGCCGTCGTCGACATGCTGGCTGGCAAGGGCGACCCGCAGAAGCTCATCCAGACGGCGAACGACGCCGCCAAGAAGGGCTAA
- a CDS encoding endo-1,4-beta-xylanase — protein MSAPAQTADPSMSHRRRRVSLAIMAADGSPLRDADVVIEQTRHEFAFGNIGFDFIPLANGEASEDLSAAEIEAFGGADIDQLAHLSGLWLDLFNTATLPFYWGRFEPKRGRPDTQRLRTTAQWFAERGVTVKGHPLVWHTVTAPWLLGLPLDEIEQVQRQRIRRDVTDFAGLIDTWDAINEVVIMPVFDREDNGITRLAYDRGRIQMIRMAFEEARSANPSATLLINDFDLSSAYECLIEGALEAGIRIDAIGLQTHMHQGYRGEDEILSTVDRFARYGLPIHMTESTILSGHLMPSEITDLNDYRVSEWPSTPEDEERQADEIRRHYRSLVSHPAVQAINYWGLTDNGAWLGAPGGLVRSDGTLKPSYRALHELIKGDWWTAPTTARTDLSGRVEVEGFFGDYSVTAGPATGRFSVTAGLDAVPVRLLPHE, from the coding sequence ATGAGTGCACCCGCCCAAACCGCCGATCCAAGCATGTCGCATAGGCGGCGCCGCGTGTCCCTGGCCATCATGGCCGCCGACGGAAGTCCCCTGAGGGACGCCGACGTCGTGATTGAGCAGACACGCCATGAGTTTGCCTTCGGCAACATAGGTTTCGACTTTATCCCCCTCGCCAATGGCGAAGCGTCTGAGGACCTTTCGGCCGCAGAGATTGAGGCATTTGGCGGCGCGGACATCGACCAGCTCGCCCATCTGTCCGGCCTCTGGCTCGACCTCTTCAATACGGCAACCTTGCCTTTCTATTGGGGCCGTTTCGAACCGAAGCGCGGGCGCCCCGACACCCAGCGGCTTAGAACGACCGCCCAGTGGTTCGCCGAACGGGGCGTGACGGTCAAAGGCCACCCACTGGTCTGGCACACGGTCACGGCCCCTTGGCTCCTCGGTCTGCCCCTGGACGAAATCGAACAGGTCCAACGCCAGCGGATCCGTCGGGACGTGACAGATTTTGCAGGACTCATCGACACCTGGGACGCCATCAACGAGGTCGTCATCATGCCGGTGTTCGACCGCGAAGACAACGGCATCACCCGTCTCGCCTATGACCGCGGCCGCATCCAGATGATCCGAATGGCCTTTGAAGAGGCGCGCAGCGCCAATCCGTCGGCGACTCTCCTCATCAACGACTTCGACCTATCGTCGGCCTACGAGTGTCTCATTGAGGGCGCTTTGGAAGCCGGGATCCGGATCGACGCGATCGGCCTGCAGACGCACATGCACCAGGGTTACCGCGGAGAAGACGAAATCCTGTCCACAGTCGACCGCTTCGCGCGGTATGGATTGCCGATCCATATGACCGAGAGCACCATTCTCTCTGGACACCTCATGCCATCCGAGATCACCGACCTCAACGACTACCGCGTATCCGAGTGGCCCAGCACTCCGGAAGACGAAGAACGCCAGGCAGACGAGATTAGGCGTCATTATCGCTCCCTCGTTTCGCATCCGGCCGTCCAGGCAATCAACTACTGGGGCTTGACCGATAACGGCGCCTGGCTCGGGGCCCCTGGCGGGTTGGTGCGCTCCGACGGAACCCTGAAACCGTCGTACAGGGCCCTCCACGAACTCATAAAGGGTGACTGGTGGACTGCGCCGACAACAGCACGCACCGACCTCAGCGGGCGTGTCGAAGTTGAGGGATTCTTCGGCGATTATTCCGTAACCGCCGGCCCAGCCACTGGACGTTTCTCAGTGACAGCCGGACTAGACGCAGTACCTGTTCGGCTCCTTCCCCATGAGTGA